In the Triticum aestivum cultivar Chinese Spring chromosome 2B, IWGSC CS RefSeq v2.1, whole genome shotgun sequence genome, AGAGTCATCCACAATGAAGCATGGTGATACTTTCCGCATGAAGAATGAGTGGGACACTCCGGGGAGACTCAACTTCCCATTCGATTTAGGAGCAGACTCTTCAGATGACTGGGAGTGCAACATACCTTGGGAATCCTTTCTTAGCCCAACAGTCCCTGCTGAGATCACACAGTATTAGATACTTAGCTTGCCCTACATAGAGTCACCTTCATATGTTAGCATTTCTGTTAGTGAAGGCACCAGCTACTGCTTGTACAGTTTTGGGTTAGATGCATAATATATATACTAGTAAGCTATACCATTGTTAACAGCAGAGCTAATAGAGAGAAGGATATGGATATATGCATGCATTGGGCGTATTGTGTGTACATTTTAAGCTGAGTGCTGTTGGTATGCTCTACTTTGAGTGGAGAGTAATGAACATATGTACAAGTCACAAGCTTGCAATGGACTGCCAAACCCTAAAACGTGCAGGATACTGAAAAGATGGGAAATGTATCACCAAATGACTCTTTCTGATAATAAAGTAGGAAATGGTGTTTCATTTTCTAACATGTCTGAAGTTTGAAGGAAATACTGATTTTGCTCCCCATGGCTTGGGTAGATGACGATGAATCACTCATCGAGATCTTCCAAGGCTCTAGGAAAGAATAGACGTCATAGACAGGAATAAAAAGGAAGGTTAGTTCAACAAAAGAGCTTTGCCTTGACTATTATAAAAAGCATATTTTATCAACTGCATCAATATTCTTTTTAGGATTCAGTTCGGCACTATGAGGCTACCAATGACTGTGCACCTAGTTTAAAGACAATAAAGAATTTCAAGCTTGTGATGCAGTCATAACGTGAAACCATGGACTAAGCCTGTGAGCCACTGGAACATAACTTCTTGGATATCTAAAAGCGGAGATGACACTGGGCAACGTCGAAGTAGTGATATGCACTCATCGTAAACTGACCTCTCAAATCCCAAGCATTCATCAATAAAGTAGGACCATACAACTGTGAATCTTCCTGTCATTACAGTCAATTCGCAGAGAACTTATATCTGCAGCAGCAAACAATGCTTAGGTAATAGTACTTCAAGGGCTGTACTTGCTTAACAATTTCACTGAGAAAGTTACAAAATACAAATGAAGGGTGAGAAAATTCGGAAAGATATTGTACATGACCTGAACAAGCATTTAGAGTAAGGCTGCAGTTTAAATTGAAAAGATATTTGGGGATGATGGTAAGAAAAAAAATCTAAGATCAAGACTATAAACATGCACTTGGTGAGTGTTGGTTGCACATCTACAGTACAGTAGCAGGAAGTGCAGCAACAAAAAATAAACAAGCCGTCTTACAGAGCAAACATCAAATACTGGATATATTTAACAGCGGGTAATGAGTACTTGAGTAGTTGTACAAGTGCTGACATATGCAAGGATGGCTAATTAACTCATGAACAATATATTATTAAATAGTGTGATGAGTTGATGACTTCACGGGCTTGAATGTGTGTGCATATTTTGTACATTCGAATAGCAGAGCTGGACATGAGCCACTATTAATCGTGACCAGCATGTGCACCATTAACCAAACTGATGTACTCGCTGTTGGAGCAAAGCTGGAGTGCGCACCATTCCACCGTGGCAACTCAAGcgattactccctccgtttggaattacttgtctcggaaatggatgtatctagatgttctagatacatccatttccgagacaagtaattccaaacggagggagtaaaatttaGCCTACAAACTGTGCTTGGAATAAGGACCTTCTGTTCCAACACTCGCTAGCAGAGTCATTCACGCTAGTTTATACAAAAGTGCAAAAAGATCACACTGGTAAGGCCATCACTACTAAAAAAATGCAAACAAAGAAAGTACACTGGTAAGGCCATCACTATCCCTAGGTAATCAGTCTGTAcgtctctctcacacacgcacacGCCCACATATTGAAGCTTATCCTAATCAAATGCAAATTACATACAGATGCACCCAAAGCCTAGACTGGTCAGGAAAACTGCATAAAAAACACATGAAACGGAGAATTTTGGTTTCAGACATCAAATCAGAAGAGTATAAATATTCATTGACGTTTCATGAAGCCTCAAGAAGAGTTGAAGAGTTTCAGTTACTGCCGTAATTGGGGTACTCCTACTATGTATTATTATGTTTGTTTTTTATCTGGGGAGGCCAAAGATGAAACACAAAAAATCAAAAGTAAATCTAGAAGGCAAGTGTTGCACATTTTAAGAATGTTTTGACTGCCGCACGTGAATATTCTAAGTGTGAACTGAAAATGATTGGCATCCCTTCATGCTAATCAGCTTGTCTTTGTTGAGATACTAATCCAGCATTAAACTAATCATGACAGCTGCCTGAAAGGGACTGGCACCCCTTCATGCTACTCAGCTTGTCATTGTTGAGATACTAATCCAGCATTAAAATCAATCATGACAGCTTTCAAACAGAGAAGGAACTAAAACAAATTATTAAAGGAGGACCAAACTCCTTCAGACCTCATCCAGCCGCTGCAGATAGCTCAAGCCTTGTATATAAATACACATGGTGTGTGCGTAGTAGACTGCATCGCAACATCTGCAGTGCACATCTCTTGGTGATTGTCTTCACCTTAGCAGCTTCATCCCAAGAAGCCATTCACTAGCTCACTGCACAAGCAGTACAAGGACAACTAGCCTTTGCAAGTTTTCTTTGTGAGAGATATGGAGGGCAGAGATGATGTCAAATCAGATGAGATCCTCCTGCCTGGGTTCCGGTTCCATCCTACCGACGAAGAGCTGGTTAGTTTCTACCTCAAGAAGAAGATCCAGCAGAAGCCCATCTCCATCGAGCTCATCAAGCAGCAGGACATCTACAAGTTCGATCCATGGGACCTCCCAAGTAAGCAAGCTTGCATCTACATCTCCTTGTTTATACTACATCTTATTTTCCTCATGAATAGATGGGTTACTCACCTTACTGCAAAGTCTAACAACTTGACTGTGTTCCTTGTCAACAACAGAGCTTGCGAGCACCAGCAGTGAGACAGAGTGGTACTTCTACTGCCCAAGGGACCGCAAATATCACAACAGCGCGAGGCCAAACCGGGTCACAGCAGCTGGGTTCTGGAAAGCCACAGGAACAGATAGGCCAATTTACTCCTCCGAGGGCACCAGGTGCGTAGGCCTGAAGAAGTCCCTTGTCTTCTACAAAGGCAGAGCGGCAAGAGGGATCAAAACCGACTGGATGATGCATGAGTTCAGGCTTCCTTCGCTCGCCGATCCATCACTTCCCAAGAGACCGATCGACAAGAACATCCCGCTTAATGTACGCATTTCAATTCATACTATGTAGTTGCAGAGCTAAATTCCATGTTATGTGGAGTTCTGAAGGCACTTTTTCTGTTGCCGAAAACAGGACTCTTGGACCATATGCAGAATTTTCAAGAAGCCAGGTTCGATGGCGGCGCAACGGGCGCTGTCTCATGCTTGGGGGGCTCCATTGCCTGGGGCAACTGAGCAACCGATGCAAGCTTCACATTTTGCTTCGGAGAGCTCCACCCGCTCATTGCAAgttgcagcagtggcaccatcaAGTCAGTTCATAAGTTTCAACTGTGGTCCATCTCCGCAAGTCCTCAAAGGTCCCACCATCTTGCCATTCCAAACACAGGCGCCATCACACAAGCCCGTGCTGCACACTGCGCCACCACCGCTCTTCTTCGATGCGCACTTTGGGCAGCCTGAGCAGAGCGCTGGATTTGTGACTGGTTCTTCTGCAGATGTAAATGCCAGCATGAGCTGCAGGGACCAAGAGTCATCCACAACGAAGCATGGCGGTAAATTCAGGAGCATGAACAATGAGTGGGAAGCTCCGGGGAGACTCGACTTCCCATTCGGTTTAGTAGCAGACTCTTCGGATGACTGGGAGTGCAACATACCTTGGGAATCCTTTCTTAGCCCAACAGTCCCTGCTGAGATCTCACAGCACTAGATGCCTAGCCTGCCCTACACGGAGTGGGAGGTGTGCACCACCTTCACCTGTTAGCATTTCTGTTAGCAAGGGCACCAGCCATTTGTTCAGTTTTGGATTAGATGTACTGTATATACTAGTAAGCTATACCCTTGTTAACATGCTAACAGAGAAGGATATATACATAAATACATTGGGTGTATCATGTATACATTTTCTTTTAAGGTGAGTTATGGTGTACATTGAGTGGAGAGTAGTGAACATATGGCAAATCAATGGATCAAATATCCTGACAATAGAAAGGTACAACGATTTGGAACGCTCTAAACACAAGAGGTTTGTCTCTCACCTGCTAAACATTTAACTCGAGGCAACTAAGCCTCACACCACCACCATCAGAAACACTTTTCATTGTGTACAAAACAGCAGTGCAATATCAATTTCAGAGGAGCTCTGCTTTGTGGCTGTCTTGTCTTTGGTTTTCTGGATTTTCGGAACCTTCTTCGCAATCTTCTGCTCTTTGGCCGAGAAAGCATGAATGATCCTGCACAGCCATAGTTGCAACTTATGAGTACAAGATGACAGATTATAGGACTTCACACAGCGGCATATATCTACCTTTTATTTGCTCACCTCTCTCTAAAAGCAGTTCCAGAAAGCCATCCACCATAAG is a window encoding:
- the LOC123043374 gene encoding protein FEZ, translating into MEGRDDVKSDEILLPGFRFHPTDEELVSFYLKKKIQQKPISIELIKQQDIYKFDPWDLPKLASTSSETEWYFYCPRDRKYHNSARPNRVTAAGFWKATGTDRPIYSSEGTRCVGLKKSLVFYKGRAARGIKTDWMMHEFRLPSLADPSLPKRPIDKNIPLNDSWTICRIFKKPGSMAAQRALSHAWGAPLPGATEQPMQASHFASESSTRSLQVAAVAPSSQFISFNCGPSPQVLKGPTILPFQTQAPSHKPVLHTAPPPLFFDAHFGQPEQSAGFVTGSSADVNASMSCRDQESSTTKHGGKFRSMNNEWEAPGRLDFPFGLVADSSDDWECNIPWESFLSPTVPAEISQH